The genomic interval AATTAAAATTCCATTTAGAATGCGTGGATGGAACATGGAGACCTTAAGCTTAGGATTCATAGAAGATTGATGATCACACGGAgaaattgaaaaagaaaattaaaaaaacccaCTAAAACCACGATAAATAGAgcaatttcttcttctttttaccCCTATCTTTGATTAATTGTTCAAAGAACAGAGCCATAAACTGTTCGTTTGAAAGATccctagtaaaaaaaaaaaactcatgaaATGTTGAGAAACCAGATGAACATTGCACAGAAGCAAAGTTTTCAACCCACTTCACAAAAAACCTATTAGTCTATCTCTGCTTCACCTCAAAGAAAGCAAAAGTCATCAAAAACCATCGACTTGAAACTGGACCATTGGTTATTCCTACTCCATGAGACGCCAAAAAAGACTTCTGATGTTTAATCAACTAACAGCAGTAAGTTATGACCAGAGCAACGGCAAGTCGAAAACAAGTTTTCTCCATGGTCGAGAAAGTCGGGTGATTTCCAGAATGAATCAAAGATTCAAGCTTCGCGTTCCGAAGAAATTCCACTAAAGCCACCAACTTGTGAGGAAAATGGGGATAGGAATTTTGGCTGTACCCGTAAATGATTCAGGGCTGGATTTGAATTGATGTACTGCATAACAAGACATGGAACGATTATTTTCAGTGGAAATTCAAAAAATAGTACAAACCATCACTCGTATTCGAGGACGAGTACCTTAGTTACATCCTTGTAGAAAGAATTGATTTCCTCTTCGGTAAGACCACCCTCATCAGAATTTTCCTCCCACCCCAAAGAGCGTAGAAAAGCGGCCTCTTCCTCCGGCACTAAAGGATCATGGTTGTCACAAGCATCACCGTTGCAAGTTAATTCATCCATCTCCCGAGACAAATGGCTGTCGTTGTCAAGGTTTAAGTTTAATGGGGTATCACCAGCCAGAGGAGTACTGGGAGGAGCAGTTATAACCTCTGTCGGAGCGAGCTTATCTGAAGACGAAGGTGAGACAGCAGTGCAAATATCCAGGACAGATGAGGAGTTTGTTGTCGGAGAATCAGCAACAAAAGTGGAGGAAGTCATAGATTTCATTTTCATAAGATTGAAAAAATCTTTTCGGCTTCGAGCTTGCGAGGTGGGTAGCTTCTCCAGCACAATCAGCACAGGCTTACGATCAGTACTAGGAGCGACTGGATTGTTTGGTGGGATCCTAGTCACCGCAGATGCAGAACCTGACAAAGCAGCAAATACTGTAGAACTTGCAGCTTTGATGCTGCTGGTCGGGCTTGTGTTTTCCTTCACAATAGGAGTGACACCATTCCTTTCTCTCACTGGTTTCAGAACATGGAGTTTTCCCACATTAGGCGCCTTTGAAATATCATCCTTCATAGGCCCAGTTCGTGGAGAGTTACTAGAAGGAAGTGAAGATGAAACAGGATACTGCTGTTGGCCGGCCTTATTTTTATGTCTCTCTGACGCTGAAACCTAGATCAAAGCTCGGAATAATTCACAAATATTCGTGATGCAATCTCCAAATGAGTGATGACAAACTTCTAGAAAGTCATTTAAATGCAATAACAAGCTCCAAAAATCAACACCCACTAGAAAACATAACTTGCATTATTTGGGAATTCTCTACTAACAATTGATGGACTCAAGTTGTTGTCTGCTGAATGCAATAAGCTCTCAagtacaaaatttgaaaacttGGTGTCCCCACTTCCAAACTGATCTCTAGTACAATATAAGGTTTTAAAGAGCGAACACATTTATCTAAATCATCTACATAAAGCCCTTCTTGCTCTGGCATCGTCATCTGAAGAAGAAGAGAGAAATTGATACCATATCCTATAAATATGGTAACTAAAACATCTTAAATGCTAGACCCAATAACGGTTAAGTCCTTGTATTTACTGAGTCAGGATTACATGTGGGGGCTGATGAATTTGTCAACTGGATAAAAAACAGACAAATTTCATTTGCTTGAGGAATTGAACTGTGTTTCTATTGTCCGGCGAGTTTTCTCTTTGACAATTTCTCTCTGCGCTCTTCATTGTTATTCAATCCTTAACCATTGTCCTCaacttttggtaaaaaaaaattctaacctATGCTTTATTTCCCTTTTCATACAATGTCATCATCATTCCAAAGAACAAGTAATCCCCAACCTTGATAAGAGTTCCCTCTTCGGCTTCAATTACATGCAAAAGTTTTTGTGGCTGGGAAAGAGTTaccaagggtagaataaataaataGGTGGAAGGCTGGGCGTGCATATTTTTAAATCAATCTCGCGTATCaaccaatttttaaaaaattatgtttCTGATAATGGAACAGAGGTTGGCCGTTTATCAACTGTGCCATAAATGCTACACTAGCTACGCAGATACAGCGTGGGAAGAAATAATTGAGGAAGACAAAACTAAAATTCTGTCCAGAAAAAAGCAAAGATATACAGCAAACTATGTTCCGAACATCTGATTATTGAAATGAAATTGAGATGTTTCAGAatgtgaaaataaaaaatttggtgCACATAAATTAACAGCAAATGAATACAGGAAGAATGCCTCACACATCATACAATAGCCAGGATACCTATCCTCTCTCTGATTCCAACACTATATCCACTTCTGTAGCTTGTTTAGTCTACTTATAGAGGATGTTGTTTCTAAAATATCCATCTGAGAAATGATATATGCTCTTATAGAGGATGGTGTCTACTGGCAAAGAAACAtgaaaattaaaagtatattttGGAAAATGACAAGCTAAAAGGTAggttttaataaattttagaaGGACGATTTAACTCTTACCGCAATTTTGGGCATTGAAGGTGTCACGGGAATTAGTTGCCTAGATTGTTTAATTGCCAGTTCTTCAAGTCTCTGAGTTCCAACAGATATCTACCACAGAAGGAACATTGAGCATGGACACAAGTTATACGTTGTCACTCATAATACAGGTAAAAAAAAACCAACCTGGGAAGTACTCTGAGAACGGTGGGGACCCTGAGCCACAGCTTCCGCCATGTTGAGGCTGGTACATGAGCCCGAAGATACAGATACCGGACTTGCAGAAGCTTGTTGCATTGATGGCAGGATGGTTCCATTACTTCCAACTAACATAGGAACCTCTGCTAAAGCAGATGTCCATTTATCACCACGTATGGTTGCAGAAGAAATGGGTAAGCTCTGAATAGCCGTACTTACTCCAGGAGATGGGACTCTTCCGACCTCAGGTGGCACTGATCTTTCCTCCGATATTAGAGAAGGAAAATCTCTCTCAAAAGTAGCTTTTTTCTCAGTGCCAAAAGGACCACTCTTAGTAAGCACACCATTATTACTATTCCCACGAGCGTTGCTCACATCATTTGGTACTTTTTTGTGCCACATGTCTCCATGTTTCCCAGAACTCATCGACTGGGAGTGCCTAAACCCATCCCTTTCAAATTTAATTGACAAGGCTGAAAAATCCTGGTATTGGCGGTCACCCAGAGAGGATTTTTCTTTGCCACGAGAGTCAAATGTATCCTTCTCCCAGTCCTTGTCACGTTGGTTTCTACCAAAACTATTATAAGACCTCGGATGACCAGAGCTGTTGCTGTTCGAACTCCGGTGGAAATATGAAGAATTAGATGATCGGCCCAAATCATGACCACTACCATTAACAAATGATTTATTTCTCGCAAACTTTATAGCAGTGAGATCGCCTTAAGacaacaaaatatcattagttaGATCAgaagtttaataaaaaaatctatAGCAGAATAAAATCTAGAACAGAAGCTTAATTTTAATAACAAAATTACCTGAATGTGCTGTAGTGTTTCCACTGGTCAGATTTCCAGTATTTTTCAACCATTCTGGTACTAACGCAGGCTCACTTCTTTCCATAACTAGTGCCGATCATTATCATACataaagaaaaaattataaCAATATCGATTTGTCTTCTTAGAATTAATGACCGTTTATACTGCCACGTGCCAATGATAAATAATCTCCAGGCCTCGCCCAAAATATCTGTTCCAAAATTAGCCAACCTTATATGCTAATCCAAAATCCTCAATGCATAAATCCCACTTGTCTACACGAGAACTCCCTAGACACTATGTGAACAAACCAGTGTTCTGATCAAAGAATCTAAGTCATCATATACAGGTTTACAGGGGTTCTTATACTTCTATACCCTGTAAAGTGCAAAAGCACCATGCTTACCCGATATatcagaaaattaaaattttcctcAATTATCAACACAAACCCCTCATTGTACACGGGCAAGAAAACAACTAAACAAAAACCTTAGGTGCGATCAAATTCGATGAAAATCCACAGAAATTTGACCAACTTCACGCATAAACAGCCCCAAAGTGGCAATTCTTCAAAAACGATACATATCCATAAATTTTTCACCGATGATCAAACCCTGTACCCTAAAAACCCACCCAATTaacagaaaaaaataaaattgaggaacCCATAAAAATGATAGTGTATGAACAGTCTGGCAGCACAGAAAATTCACCAAGAAGTCGGAACACAATCCGTATATATAttaacgattaaaaataaactcAACCCCATTTGCCGGattatatcaagagaacaaatTTGTACCCTCGAAACGAGGAAAAGTAGCCCTAGTTCCTCGTACTCGCCGCCTTGAGTTGTGTTGTATGAGTCTCAAGACTATACTTGGCCAAATTTCTCCGAGAGAAGAGGCGGAAGCAGTAAATTTACTGATTTAACAGCGGCACTACTAATGGGAAATGGGATTGAGAAGGGATTGCGTGTGTTTCAGAGAAAAAAAGGATTAGGAATTGAGATTTGGGCGAATATGATGCGTTTGTATTGAAGAGAGGACTGATGTGTGGTATTGTCCTGCCAAGAAAATCAATCCTTTTTTATACTTAACCTTGGTCTTGGTCTCCCTTATTTATTTGGAACCCTATTTTCCCATTTCatgattaattattattatctaATTTCCCCTATCTAAGACCATATTTTCGTATTAGTTTCGATTAATAGAAAAAAATTTGGTTGAACAAATTTATCCATTCGAATTACACACagtatggcaaaaacttgtgtgagacaggtCTCATGGGTCGAATttatgagacgaatctcttatttaggttatccatgaaaaaagtatatttttttatgctaagagtattattttttattgtgaatataggtagggttgacccgtctcacagattagtatccgtgagacgttCTCACATGAGATTCACTCACACAATATTGAGTTCTagacataaacataatcatGTTGTTCATCAGACGTAAATGTTACGATACTTTTTTAAAATGgaataaatatatatgttgcaatctacattgatatttgtttaatataaataactaaatgcataaaattttaaaaaacactACAATATATAGGAAGTTCTTAGATTGAATACACTACATATTATTAAGTTAATGTTACGTCTATACGAAAAAACGAAAGATCTTTTGAATGATCAACTTATTTGTATCATtactattataaaaaaaattgcagtGATAGTAATCTTTCaaggtttttttttaatatgcatgcatgatgTATGACGGAAAATCATTTTAGGGACAAAAGAACATCATTTAAAAGGAAAATCGTCGTTCTTTCATTCACGATCTTAGTTCCAATTTATATACCAGTTTGATTTAGAGCACGTGTGAAATAAAAGTTTTTGGGTGGAAGTGTTTGTTTTGgatgatatttatttttatttttaaaaatagatcGTTTGAAAAATTAGTAGTCACTTCCCTCCAATTATCTGTCAACTCACCCCACATAGCCACTCGGAATTCGGAAACAAAAATAATCTATACAAGAAGAGGAGGAATCAGTCTTCAAGTCTCTGTTCAGTTCCATTGATTCTGGAAAAAAAAACGCAATCTTGATGCAACAAAAGAATGGAGAAAGACGAGGAAGAGATGAGGAGAAAAACAAAGAACTGGAAGATTATCGAAGGCTACAAGATTTGGAAGAAGAACACGCCGCTTCTTTACAATATCGTTATCGCACGCAAGCTCGAATGGCCGTCTCTGATTGTGGAGTGGCTACCGGACAGGAATGAGCAACCAGGAAAAGATTGTTTGGTTCAGACTGTGATTCTTGGGAGTTGGGACCCATGCAGGGGAGAATGAACCCAATTATCTCATGCGTGCCGAGGTGAAGCTTCCCCTTGAGAATTCCGGGATTGATGAGTGGTATAATTACGATACAGGCTTAGAGTTAATGAGATCTCGACGTTATATTAGGATTTAGGAAGGTATTGTTCTCTCTCTTGACATTCAATGTCTACAGAGCAACCGGCTCCGAATGAATGTTTTTGG from Primulina eburnea isolate SZY01 chromosome 17, ASM2296580v1, whole genome shotgun sequence carries:
- the LOC140818036 gene encoding uncharacterized protein; its protein translation is MERSEPALVPEWLKNTGNLTSGNTTAHSGDLTAIKFARNKSFVNGSGHDLGRSSNSSYFHRSSNSNSSGHPRSYNSFGRNQRDKDWEKDTFDSRGKEKSSLGDRQYQDFSALSIKFERDGFRHSQSMSSGKHGDMWHKKVPNDVSNARGNSNNGVLTKSGPFGTEKKATFERDFPSLISEERSVPPEVGRVPSPGVSTAIQSLPISSATIRGDKWTSALAEVPMLVGSNGTILPSMQQASASPVSVSSGSCTSLNMAEAVAQGPHRSQSTSQISVGTQRLEELAIKQSRQLIPVTPSMPKIAVSASERHKNKAGQQQYPVSSSLPSSNSPRTGPMKDDISKAPNVGKLHVLKPVRERNGVTPIVKENTSPTSSIKAASSTVFAALSGSASAVTRIPPNNPVAPSTDRKPVLIVLEKLPTSQARSRKDFFNLMKMKSMTSSTFVADSPTTNSSSVLDICTAVSPSSSDKLAPTEVITAPPSTPLAGDTPLNLNLDNDSHLSREMDELTCNGDACDNHDPLVPEEEAAFLRSLGWEENSDEGGLTEEEINSFYKDVTKYINSNPALNHLRVQPKFLSPFSSQVGGFSGISSEREA